A section of the candidate division TA06 bacterium genome encodes:
- a CDS encoding T9SS type A sorting domain-containing protein, translating to MKPRSFQWLGLFVLFLSSLAYAQTTRDSLYVRTLGSYPSGQSYSVKCFQNGGHDYALAVFGEGIRIINIDSIAKPKVVSALTLYNCGHIIDITIQGSFAYLSGGYDGLWIVDISDPYNPVKKGHCPLPTAINLITVNAQYAFAGTHYDETTGGLHIVDISDPDNPFMVTTYDSRFVGGVATKDSLVFVTFDGKLHVLNVVNPMDIKTLFIDSTNGLAGTLLISGNYLYANANVYNITDPANPVHFPTSEFTSGTGIHCYNFVIRDSAIYGASADLEVNKLEDSVTVSHLATYDPIGYVFYLDAINKKLCVASCLSTEFNGITIYDISSLFNPQLMSYVPTLTPFAANGHVNVHNDTIVAYGKGLEIYDAVYPPKPKLIATYYDTARCFYNLTWYQNHIYAADPIGIWAFDFASKESLHLTDTFCFPSPNWATYGFTIADSTIYFSLDSTLWMVDISDPDSFGNIKTYVTEDYIIDIVKQNGLIFAANNNDGLNIFNVSNEDSVYKVGNYSTTDYAWGVVLSNGHAYVSNGDAGLEIIDIADPSSPQKVGNFNVYGYLNKVDVDSNILYVVNSNFGSAQDSAGLKVIDLSDPANPQQIGYYYLGYFDKGMNQWYSMLQEVTFDKNHIYLNSPSYGLQICEYYGPNGVLTNDSEDELNYRFKLLGSYPNPAVNFLSISYEITTPGLYEFSVYNVLGQKISLIDKGNKVPGKYTLKWNCKDSNGNKVAPGVYFYQLRDKGNNRVTKKTVVIK from the coding sequence ATGAAACCAAGATCATTCCAGTGGTTGGGTCTCTTCGTTCTGTTCTTAAGCAGTTTGGCCTATGCCCAGACCACCCGCGATAGCTTGTATGTTAGGACCTTGGGATCCTATCCCTCGGGACAGTCGTATTCGGTCAAATGCTTTCAGAACGGCGGGCACGACTACGCCTTGGCGGTTTTCGGCGAGGGGATCCGAATAATAAATATTGATTCGATTGCAAAACCGAAAGTAGTCAGCGCTTTGACTTTATATAATTGTGGGCACATTATTGATATCACGATTCAGGGTTCATTTGCTTATTTATCGGGCGGATATGATGGTTTATGGATAGTTGATATATCCGACCCTTATAATCCCGTAAAGAAAGGCCACTGTCCATTACCAACAGCTATTAACTTAATAACCGTTAATGCCCAATATGCTTTTGCCGGAACACATTACGATGAAACCACGGGGGGATTGCATATTGTTGATATAAGCGACCCGGACAATCCTTTCATGGTGACCACTTATGATTCACGCTTTGTCGGTGGCGTTGCTACCAAGGATTCGCTGGTGTTTGTTACTTTTGACGGGAAACTACATGTTCTAAATGTTGTTAATCCAATGGATATTAAAACACTCTTTATTGATTCCACCAATGGTCTTGCGGGCACCTTGTTAATAAGCGGTAATTACCTTTATGCTAACGCCAATGTTTACAATATAACCGATCCTGCCAACCCGGTACATTTCCCCACGTCAGAGTTTACTTCAGGAACCGGCATTCACTGCTATAATTTTGTGATCAGGGATAGTGCCATATATGGTGCAAGCGCAGACCTGGAAGTCAATAAACTGGAAGATTCGGTCACTGTTAGTCACTTGGCAACTTATGATCCTATAGGGTATGTGTTTTATCTTGATGCTATAAATAAAAAGCTGTGCGTAGCCAGCTGCCTTTCCACGGAATTTAACGGCATAACAATATACGATATATCATCACTATTTAACCCTCAATTGATGTCATATGTCCCCACTCTGACTCCTTTTGCAGCCAACGGACATGTGAATGTACACAATGATACTATTGTAGCATACGGCAAAGGGCTTGAGATATATGATGCGGTGTATCCACCCAAACCCAAATTGATAGCTACTTATTATGATACGGCACGTTGTTTTTACAATCTTACTTGGTATCAAAATCATATATATGCGGCTGATCCAATCGGAATATGGGCTTTTGATTTTGCCTCAAAAGAATCCCTCCATTTAACAGACACTTTTTGCTTTCCTTCGCCTAACTGGGCGACGTATGGTTTCACTATTGCTGACAGTACAATTTATTTCTCTTTGGACAGTACCTTATGGATGGTTGACATATCAGATCCTGATAGTTTTGGTAATATTAAGACTTACGTTACAGAGGACTATATTATTGATATAGTAAAGCAAAATGGTTTAATATTTGCGGCAAACAATAACGATGGTCTTAATATATTTAATGTGTCAAATGAGGACAGTGTTTATAAAGTCGGCAATTATAGCACAACAGATTATGCCTGGGGTGTTGTTTTGTCAAACGGCCACGCATATGTATCAAATGGTGATGCAGGTTTGGAAATAATTGATATTGCAGATCCTTCCAGCCCGCAAAAAGTCGGCAACTTTAATGTTTATGGTTACTTAAATAAAGTGGATGTAGATTCGAACATTTTGTATGTTGTTAATAGTAATTTTGGGAGTGCCCAAGATAGTGCTGGGCTTAAAGTGATTGATTTAAGCGACCCTGCCAACCCACAACAAATCGGATATTACTATCTGGGTTATTTTGACAAAGGTATGAACCAATGGTACAGCATGTTGCAGGAAGTTACCTTTGATAAAAATCATATTTATTTAAATTCCCCTTCATACGGACTACAGATATGTGAATATTACGGGCCCAACGGTGTTTTAACAAACGATTCTGAAGACGAGCTTAATTATCGTTTTAAATTGCTTGGCTCATATCCAAACCCTGCGGTGAACTTTCTATCAATAAGCTACGAGATAACAACTCCCGGACTATACGAATTTTCCGTTTATAATGTTCTGGGTCAGAAAATATCATTGATTGACAAGGGCAATAAAGTTCCGGGCAAATATACCCTAAAATGGAATTGTAAAGACTCCAATGGAAATAAGGTCGCCCCAGGGGTGTATTTCTACCAACTTCGAGACAAAGGCAATAACCGAGTCACAAAGAAAACAGTAGTGATCAAGTAA